A region of Salvia splendens isolate huo1 chromosome 17, SspV2, whole genome shotgun sequence DNA encodes the following proteins:
- the LOC121773923 gene encoding E3 ubiquitin-protein ligase ATL4-like, which yields MSAPPPPATIVYGGASVITQMPQLPPPYMDTSSPSSSSSTDDVSWSSIVLIIIIIASALVISASIYLLLRLLSKRIHHTNSVADDDDVVVRRRDSSSQPQCHVAAPPASNLLDSLPLFTFRSVTGNLTGGGDCAVCLSKFEPHDQLRLLPICCHAFHADCIDAWIVSNQTCPLCRSAVIASDSELLDKILLNQNRGINSGDGNGNSGSFRIEIGSISRGAAPEAAEGERRSYSIGSFEYVVDDNGYEVSAGSVTHRRGASDCNSADKDSSAGIPTPGEALAAEVSSGRNWLRDYMDRLASASLRSSGRFFSGSSRRSEPVVAAAVVDDLEANRAGEEISEMFRWLSGI from the coding sequence ATGTCCGCTCCACCGCCGCCCGCAACCATCGTCTACGGCGGCGCCTCCGTCATCACGCAAATGCCGCAGCTTCCGCCGCCGTATATGGACACGTCATCTCCGTCGTCTTCCTCCTCAACCGACGACGTCTCGTGGTCGTCCATAGTCTTAATCATTATCATCATCGCCTCTGCCCTTGTTATTTCGGCATCAATCTatctcctcctccgcctcctctcGAAGCGCATCCATCACACAAACTCCGTCGCCGACGACGACGACGTCGTCGTCCGGCGGCGAGACTCCTCCAGCCAGCCGCAATGCCACGTGGCGGCGCCGCCGGCGAGCAATCTGCTCGATTCTCTCCCGCTCTTCACGTTCCGATCGGTCACCGGAAATCTCACCGGCGGCGGCGACTGCGCCGTGTGTCTGTCGAAATTCGAGCCGCACGATCAGCTCCGCCTGCTGCCAATCTGCTGCCACGCGTTCCACGCCGATTGCATCGACGCGTGGATCGTATCCAATCAAACGTGCCCGCTCTGCCGCTCCGCCGTGATCGCATCCGATTCCGAATTGCTCGATAAAATCCTCCTTAATCAGAACCGCGGCATCAATTCCGGCGACGGAAACGGCAACAGCGGCAGTTTCCGGATTGAGATCGGAAGCATCAGCCGCGGTGCCGCCCCCGAGGCGGCGGAAGGAGAGCGGCGCTCGTACTCCATAGGCTCATTCGAGTACGTCGTCGACGATAACGGCTACGAGGTCTCGGCAGGATCCGTAACTCATCGCAGAGGAGCTTCCGATTGCAATTCGGCGGACAAGGACTCCTCCGCCGGAATTCCTACGCCGGGAGAGGCGCTCGCGGCGGAAGTATCCAGCGGCAGGAATTGGCTGAGGGATTATATGGACAGGCTGGCATCGGCGTCGTTGAGAAGCTCTGGAAGATTCTTCTCCGGCAGCAGCCGGCGGAGCGAGCCTGTCGTAGCCGCCGCCGTGGTCGACGATCTGGAGGCGAACCGCGCCGGAGAGGAGATCAGTGAGATGTTCCGGTGGCTTTCCGGGATATGA